The sequence GTTAGACTACATACagacacatttttaaatgaagcaaacCTAAGTGTAGAAGTTCTACAAGTATGTAAAAAAACGATCAAAACCAACTTGCAGGGCAGAAAGATCACCAAGGTGAGGGACACACCCTGGCAGGTCTACAGCTATTCTTACTAGGATGTATCCCTTTCTCTGTAAATCCTGAACACTGAAGTTATAAAAACAAATAGGGAAAATATGCTACTGATTTTGTCAGTACacgtatatgtatacacacacacacgataAATCTGGGAAAAACGATATATCTGAGttaacagcagtaaaaataacAGGCTTGATCTTCCATTCCTGACTGCTATGCCAGGGTACTGCACTCTGTCTCCCCCAATCTCACTGTAGCTCTTAGTGAGACCCAAAGCTGATTCCCGCATTTATTCTGTGCTTTAAGCTCACCAGCAGAAAGTCTCCATGCAATAAAATTGTTAGTGAACTGAAATGAACACAGGAGCAGACAAAGGCAAAACATAATACTGCTACGTAACCAGTATCCCGAGGTGTTATTACCACATATATATTACCATATATAAAACCACAATCATAGTATTATTTCTGTCAAAGAGATCTTGGCAAAATACCTTTCCAGTATTTTCCTACAAGCAGCAGTCAAACTCCTCAGCAGAGATCACTGCAGATACTAAAATGCCAGCTCTACGGAGTCTATGTTACTAGTAGGGAGATCAACATACCTTCTCTTTGGAGATGGTGATCGGGACTTTGACCGACTGTCAAAACAGAATATCATCAATGCAGCTTAAAGGTCAAATGgaacttttatattaaaaaaaaaataagcatcttaGACAGCAATGGAATTATTATGGGAATCTAGCCAGAAGCTCTTTAAAACGGCAGCGTTTTCAAATGAACTTTTACTCTGACAGGGATTCTCAATTCATTTAGCACAGGAATTAATTTTAAGGAACTGTCTTCAGTACAGAACATAGGAAAAGAAGGGGTAGTACTGAGGTGAGGCTTTGAGAAAAGAAACATCATCACAGATTCCTGCTGTTTTATCAATAGCATTAGCAAAGCTGAAGCTGTGTATCTCATGGATAGAAAAATTTAACAGAACTGAGCACAAAGACACAAAATAATCAGTATTATGCTGGAAACTACAAACAGTTAATGAAAACAAAGGGATGGGTAAGGAACATATTCCAAAGAGGTGCACAGGAAATTTTATAATCTCAGTCATATCACAAACAGATCACCTGGGCACCCAtgtttggggcattttttttctaaaagttaaTCACGCAAACCCAATATTGAATTCTACACAATACCACAGGATTTTTCCCTGTATGCTTACCTCTTAGCCGGCGAGCCAGATTTTGATCTGCCATGGGACCTAGACctacaagaaggaaaaacagcTCAGCAGGGAAGCTTGTAGCATGCATGCTCCCACATTCGAGACAGCAAGATTGACACTAAATGCGTAAGAACTGTCACGTCGAACAGACTCCAATTTTCCAGGTCTTTTCCTGCTAGGTTTCAGAAGAGAGCTTTTTAAATGGATGCTGCGTGTGTTCTTCTGTACTTTCATCTCTGGCTGATGACTGGTGTTTGCTGATGCAGATGGCAGGAATATGTGAACACCCCAAATCCTGACCAGTATTTTCACAAAACTAGTAAAACTCACAAGTTATCAGCATGGCTTTTTATTAGGCTTGAGTGACATCTACCACTACAGTTGAACAGTGGCTGGTGGCAGGCAGCACGCTCCTACAAATACCTTCTCCTCAGTGTGCTTCAGCTTATATATTCACTTGctcaaagtgttttttaaaatgtctgaacTTAACCCTTGTGAAAATGTCAGCCTTTGCGGTAAGACTGCTGCACCATAAGAACACTAATACTGTCTAAAAGAATAACTGAAATTTTCAGGTTCCCAAAGGAAGTGTTCTACTTTCCACATCTAAGGCTTTCCACAACAACTTCCAGATGTATGCTTTGATGCCAAACACCATGTAATACTTATGCGGTCTCTCTTCCTTATGAATGAAGAGCCTGTCTCTGGGTGCTATGCATTCCTTTGATTCTTCTGTAAAGAAATCATCTTTCAATTGCCTCATGTGGAAGTTTAACAGTGACTTCATTAGAGTTAAGCACCACTATTTTGCCATCTATAATTTCCTCTGCCTCAGTCACTTAATCTCTGCTTACAATTACAGGTGTCACACAATAGTCTAGAAATTTCACTAATAGCACCCTTTACACTGGAGAAAACCATCCTCgtactaaaaaaatataaaacaatggactgtagctgttttctgctcatcGCTGATAGTGAACAGTGACGAGCTGTCATTGAGTCATGTTGGAACAACTACTaagattcaaaatattttagcaaCAGGTAGAGAAAGCATACCTGGTCAGTGCTCTACTGCCTCAGggaatttcctttctctttttactaGCTTCTGGACTGTTTGTGTGAGTTTGTGCTCTCAAGTAAGCTCAAGAAGGTCTTCACCTCTCCATTCCCTAGAAACTCCTGTCATTGCTTACTGTTCTACTCTCAGAAAATGCCACCACCACCTTTCAGCACTAAATCTCCCATCTTCAGCCGTAGGCTTTTCCACTTACTCCCTTCAGCTgaagcttctttttatttttatttttttgtttgtttttcttcatggttCACTACTATGTTACTTATTTCAAAGAGCAGCCAGAACAGCAGGACCAGAATGGGCTGGGGCAACAGCAGTACCATCTCCTTCAAAGCAGAACTTCAATTTACTCTTGTTCTCCCATGACAGCTTGCTGAGGACATCCAATCAACCTACGCCAGCCACACTGCCTGGGCAAGGTTGCGCAAAGCACAAGCTGCATTCACTTACTATGGAAGGCTTACATTACAATTTAAGAGAATAAATGACATCCTGTGTTCCTCTGAAATTTGATCATCGCTCTTATGGCACATTTCTTGGTACAAAATATTTCTGACAGCTGTTTATCTCAAATTTAATTCAGCTCCTGGAAACTGACACTTTGTTATTCAACAGAACTGGAAACAGCTGTAACACTTGCAACACTAGCAAGCCCTTCAGGACTTGCCTGGCTATATGCGCTAATGCTTTAACACACTACTGGAAGGGCATCCCAATTTCTCTGATAAGTAATAGGAAGAATCCACAACCTCATGTGTgctacacaaagaaaaagaaaaaaaaaacttttcagatTAATTCTAAACTTGTTTGCTATGTTAGCTGTTAATGCAACCTGATCAAAACAGTATTTGTGATGACTATCAGGACATGGGTATCAGGTATCACCTGGAAAACGatacaaagagaaagaataatCTTCTGCACTGCATTTTAAAACTACAGACCCTAAGTTAGTGGAGAAAAAACACAACTTTTTTCTGAAAACGTTAAACAGCTGTTAGAAAGACTAAACAGACTTTTAAGCAATATTTACTAAATATTTACAGTCACAGAAGAGATCTTACCTGCTTCGGGGCCACGTAACAGATCGGGATCTAGATCTGGATCTCGATCTAgacctgaaataaaaaattaagaccaattaaaacaaaatcaaagaagtCAACTCAACCAAAAGTGATGACAATTATAGCAATACTTAGATTAATGTCTACATGTTGAACATAAAACCTCCATGATAATTAGATGTTTTAGACATCAAAATTCATCATGGGATATGCAGCTCTGTAAGGTCTCAAAGCTAATCATATTACCATGCCTGTAAATTCCACTAGGATTATCAGAAGCTTTTTAAAGCATGCTACAGTCCAATTTCTAGAGTCAACACCTTTCGAAGCCTGGTATCCAAAACCTTTTTCAATCCCTTAactagaacaaacaaacaaacaaaaaaacaacacaagcaAGGCACACAACTTAGTAAAGATTACTACTAATTACCTCGACCTCTTCAAGGAACCTGATCGGGACCGGCGGGGAGAAACAGATCTAGACCTACGAGGAGAAACGGACCGGGACCTACGATAGGAAGCAGATCTGGACCTGCAAAGAAGTCAATTAAAGAGTTGTACAAGTGTAGCATTTTCTAAGCAATGAAGCAAGTAAGAATAAAAGACAAACTTAAGCACACCTCCTACCACGACTCCGACTGCGTGACCGAGAATACCTTCTTCCACGGGACCTTGAACGGGATCTAGACCGCGACCTGGTTTTAGGTTAGAGAAAACAGGTATCAGGAAACAGCTGCAGAAATCAGTGCACGtgaggccctgctgaagtcaaaaCTGATTTCAGACAACTAAAGAACTAGCATCTGTCAGTTGAAAAATCTCTGGGCCTACTCGTCTTGGCATTTTACTACctagaaaaatgttaaaagctgaaTTACATTGCAGAATTACATTAGAATAGAAAACACTGTAATGcgtatttaaaataaaccttgCAAGTTTGCAGGTCGACCCTCTTTGGCCCAAGGTCTAGCAGATCTAGACGGTCTAGAAGTATCTATAGCCGATCGCTGCATCTAGGTGTTCTCTTCAATCTAACGACGATCAAACTGACAGCCCAATGAGCCAGGGTGAGGCTTGATTGACGCAAGAAGATTTTTCTAGGTGGGAATGTGGTCAATCTGGTGTTCCTCTTTCTAAACCGGAGGGGGGCCCCAATTGAAAGCCAAATTTACTGTTACGGCGATCACCGTCTCAAATTTTCTGCCCTTAAAGAATAAGGTGAAGCTACGTGTAGATGGCTCGAGGGGATCTGGCCTCTTATGCTGATCACCTCAAGGTCTAGGAGGATCTTAAGTGTCGGATTTGCAAGGCGCCTCAGCATGAAATCTTAAGGCTCGTGACATTCTGAATCAAGGCGACTGACTCAAACGAAGAAACCTGAAAGGTTTTGACCAGGTTGATTATTAAGATATTAACATTTGATAGAAATAGCAACAAATTTTAATATACACCTATACATTCATTCTAGCGttaaagtttaaagaaaactGGTGTAACATTCTGTTCTTTGCTAACAAGAGCTACACAAAAGCACACCGGTGAAGCAACCCAGTCGCTCTGGCCCCACACATACCTGCTCCTCCTTCGGCGACTATAGCGGTGACAATCATAAGCATAGTGGCCTTTCTCACCACACTCATAGCATCTGTCGTTAGGGTCAAAGGGGCGACGTGCAGGAGGCCTGTCATAACGAGAGCGACGAGGCATCCCTGTTGACACTTCCACTCTCACTCTGGAGCCACATATCACCCTGGAACAAGTCCATGATGGCTCTAAGTTAATCGTTACTGTTTATGGCAGAACTACAAAGACGAGAAGAACCAGTGAGAAAACCTCGATTCTCTCCCTGGTATTAAAACTGGCCATAGCTCCCACAAACACTTGAAGCACACACATACTTCCCATCAAGTCCGCGGACAGCATCCTCAGCATCCCTCGGGTCTTCAAACTCCACGAAGGCAAACCCCGGCGGGTTCCTCGCGATCCACACAGTTCTCAGGGGCCCATAGTAGCTGAAGGCTCTCTCCAGCTCGCCCTTGCCCGCGCCCGTGCCCAGGTTCCCCACGTACACCTTGGTCTCTGCCGGGAGCGAAGCCGGTATCAGCGCCGAGCAAGAGCGGGCTTACGCGACGCGCGGAGGCGGACACCCGCCCCCGGGCGCCGCCATCTTGTTTGCGCGACCCGCTCCCGCCTTCACCACGAGCAGCGGCacgcgcggccgcgccccctcccccACGGCCGCTGACGCAAAATGGCGGCGGCGACAACGGCAGCAGCGGCCCGCTCGACTCCGCTcgcctcccttccccttctccctcctcctccgctCCCCGCGGCAATCTCCCCTTCCGCGAATCGCCCTCCCCGCCGCGCAGCCGCCCGCCGCTGGCGAGGCCCCAGCAGCTCACCGCCTCCATAGCGGCCGTAACGCGACATCCCAACGGTTCCGCCAACTGCCTCGCCGCGCGCACGCGCCTGCCCCCTGTCCTCCCCTCCGCCTTCCCCCGGCGGCGCGCATGCGCGCCAGGGGATGCAGGGCGGGCAGGCGGGAGCTGGTTGCCACGgtgacgggacggggcggggcggggcgggagcgaACCAAGGGGGCCGCGGCGGGAAGGCGCCTCCGCAGCGAAGGCCCGAGAGCCGGTGCTGGCCCAGGCCCGGTTTAGGGCCCGTGTCGCTTCCCCCGGAAGGGCACCCTCGCCCGAGGACAGCGGCGCGACATCGCCCTCGGAGCTGTTCGCACCGGAAAAGCGGGTTTTGGCCCCTGAATCGCGCGGTTACGGAACGATCCGCCCCAGGAGCGCCCAGTAGCACAGTTAGTCGGGTTGGGTTGGGAGGGCGGCCGACCGGCCGTGGTTGAACTGGAGTTGGCGGCGGGAGGGGAAGCTGCAGTGTGGACCCCACGGTAGTGATCTCTATCGATCCTGGCTTAGGTGACAGGACAAAAAGTGCTTCAGGGCTTCATGGTTCAGAACAGTTAAATAACTACACTGGCACCAATGCGgggggcaggagagagggagggggactGAGACTTGCAAGAATTAAAAGCGAAGATGCTTGGAGTGTTTTGCTCAAAAGAGACTTTGAACAAACCACCTACTGGTCTATGATCCAGAAAGGGACCAGTTAGGAAGCTATTTAGACCACAACTAAAATGTGTTGTGCATGTAAATACATGAAAACAAATCACGTTCcttctttctaccttttttctttcaaacagaagCTAAGATTTCCCATTGTGTGGCTTGCTCTTACAATGGAAACGCTTTGCTAATCTCTGCTTTATAATAAACTGTTACCCTGAAAGAACACAGTAGGTGAATACAGTGGCATCAGCCATTCATAAATAACGCCCATAGCACTGTGGGAGTTGAAGTGAagcttcaccagaaaaaaaaagggaaattaccTCCTTAAAATAAGACCAACTTATTTTATACCACTCCTATTTTTTCTGTTCCATATAAGGGATATGCACAGCCATGTTTATAAAGCGCCCAGGTCCGAGCGTTTCCCTGCCTCAGCAGTCCCGCGTTCCGTGCTTCCCCCCAAGCTGCAGCGGGGGCCGGGGAGGTGAAGGGCCGGAGGAATGCGGGGGGCTCCCTACCCCTCGGGGTGGCGAGCTGGGCTCCTCGCACACAAGGGAGCACAGAGCAAAGCCAGTAAATTTTTGCTCTCCAGGGACAGGGGTCCCCAAGGTTTTGGAAGAAGGCAGAGCAATAAATGGCATGTTTACTGCAATAGGAAAGTGTTACATTAGCAGAACTGATTTTTTGAGGCTTCGCTGTGTGCCTTTAAAAACAAGTGAACTGGGTGGGAAATTACAGAACTGCAGCAATATGCAAAACACTTGTGTGGATGTTTGCTTTTAAGTAAAAGCAAATTGTGCTTAAGATGAATGTAAGATCTTTACCTGCAGGCAAACTCAGTTCTGATGTGAAGGGCAAAGCATGAGGATCCGTTGCTTCTGCTAATTGCTCTGGCTATGTTCTAGGTTCTGGATGTAGGAAATATGAATGACTGGCAGAGGAAAAGCCCTCTAGAGTGGAAAACACTTGTGAACAAAATGGTGAAAGTTGCTGCAGTTGAGAAACATGAATATGAAGGATGGGTCTTAACGGTTGATCCGGTTTCTGCCAGGTAAGTACCAAAACTTTTGTTTCTGTAGAGCTAGGAGAAAACAAGTTTTTCAGGAAGAGAAGAGATCCCAAGACTGAAGCAAACTTATTTCAAGCAACAACTGCAAGTTGGGGCTGCGTGTCCTGTTTTTTTAATTGGCAAGGCCTAAGAGAAAGCAATATTGATGAGGTCAGTTAATCTAAATCCACTTTAATCTCATTCAAAGACTGATAAGTTTGGGGAATGGATAATACCTGGGTTCATGCTGACTTTATTGTGGACCTGAGGTTAGTACTTTAAATGACATCTATGTGTTTAGGACTACTTTTAATAACATACCAAGCCCTGCTTCACAGAGAGAACAGGACTGCCAGAATGTTTTTAATGCTTTAGGTGTTCAAATCCTTATCCTATGTCCGGAGTTCTCACATCAATGTCCTGCTTTCCCCTCCAGCTGGGGAGGGTGGAGTAACTGCTTTGGAGAGGAAGCAGGAAACATCAGCAAGGGCATTGAACAGAAGGTGATACTGATACCTAAAGCAGATTTTAGTATTccataaatggttaaactgtagggaatgttcttttagagaagaaatgtagctattttagtaaccatcccaaattgtttcaaggacttagtaagatgagaaaggatgtatgtggccttgagaacatggtggcctaagacaaggatgcaataaatatggacattgtctgacaaacaggtggtagcaggaagatcattagttttaatagctaattaagcagttagaatgttttgcccacgtgaaaagtgagccaaaggacagatgaagaagatgaagattgaggaagaaacaaccctcactcaaaatgaggaccaccagaaggcatgACTACACATGTCCAAAAGCTCActataatatgtaaatgaattcttgGAAATGTATGAATATACTAATATACTAATGCATAaaactaatgttttcttggaattataTTGAATACGTATGCCTGCCGTG comes from Numenius arquata chromosome 7, bNumArq3.hap1.1, whole genome shotgun sequence and encodes:
- the SRSF7 gene encoding serine/arginine-rich splicing factor 7 isoform X3, producing the protein MSRYGRYGGETKVYVGNLGTGAGKGELERAFSYYGPLRTVWIARNPPGFAFVEFEDPRDAEDAVRGLDGKVICGSRVRVEVSTGMPRRSRYDRPPARRPFDPNDRCYECGEKGHYAYDCHRYSRRRRSRSRSRSRSRSRGRRYSRSRSRSRGRRSRSASYRRSRSVSPRRSRSVSPRRSRSGSLKRSRSRSRSRSRSRSVTWPRSSRSKSRSPSPKRSRSPSGSPQRSASPERMD
- the SRSF7 gene encoding serine/arginine-rich splicing factor 7 isoform X2, whose protein sequence is MSRYGRYGGETKVYVGNLGTGAGKGELERAFSYYGPLRTVWIARNPPGFAFVEFEDPRDAEDAVRGLDGKVICGSRVRVEVSTGMPRRSRYDRPPARRPFDPNDRCYECGEKGHYAYDCHRYSRRRRSRSRSRSRSRSRGRRYSRSRSRSRGRRSRSASYRRSRSVSPRRSRSVSPRRSRSGSLKRSRYFRSRSRSRSRSRSVTWPRSSRSKSRSPSPKRSRSPSGSPQRSASPERMD
- the SRSF7 gene encoding serine/arginine-rich splicing factor 7 isoform X4, with amino-acid sequence MSRYGRYGGETKVYVGNLGTGAGKGELERAFSYYGPLRTVWIARNPPGFAFVEFEDPRDAEDAVRGLDGKVICGSRVRVEVSTGMPRRSRYDRPPARRPFDPNDRCYECGEKGHYAYDCHRYSRRRRSRSRSRSRSRSRGRRYSRSRSRSRGRRSRSASYRRSRSVSPRRSRSVSPRRSRSGSLKRSRYFRSRSRSRSRSRSVTWPRSSRSPSGSPQRSASPERMD
- the SRSF7 gene encoding serine/arginine-rich splicing factor 7 isoform X1 — translated: MSRYGRYGGETKVYVGNLGTGAGKGELERAFSYYGPLRTVWIARNPPGFAFVEFEDPRDAEDAVRGLDGKVICGSRVRVEVSTGMPRRSRYDRPPARRPFDPNDRCYECGEKGHYAYDCHRYSRRRRSRSRSRSRSRSRGRRYSRSRSRSRGRRSRSASYRRSRSVSPRRSRSVSPRRSRSGSLKRSRSRSRSRSRSRSVTWPRSRSRSHGRSKSGSPAKSRSKSRSPSPKRSRSPSGSPQRSASPERMD